ATGCCCGGGCGCGGTGCGCGTCGTCGGAGCACTTGGCGACGGTGCCGGTGATGATGGGCTTGATCCCCGCGCCGCCCAGCATGATGAGCGCAAGCGATATGATGGCCGTGGATTTTAGCTGGGATGCGCCCAGCAACGCATAGCCGCAGGTCAGGAAAGCGAACGAAAGGATCAGGGCCGCGCGAAAACCTGTCCGATCGGCAAGCGCGCCGAGCAGGGCAGGCATGAAATACAAAAAGGCGGCGAAGAACGCGACCACGAAGCCGGTCTCGACGTCGGTGAACCCCACGCGATTCGTGAGATAGAGTGTGAGCGCTATGAACATCGCATAATACGCGCACCTCTCGAACAACTCGATTACGTTCGCTGTCCAGAATTCCTTCGGGAACTTCCACGAGAGCTTTGCAGTGTGGGTCACAGTGCCTCCATAGGGATGTTGATGGAAACATATATCCCAATCCTTCTTGAAAGCACAACCGGGAATTCCCCGGGTTTACCGGGTGCCCTGTTTCTGTGCACCCCTGCTGCGAATCGCTGCATGCCTGCCCCCTCCGAATGCGCTAACTCGCTGATTTTCAGCGAGTGCCTGTTTGGCACGTCCCCTGCAATGCCAATGTCTCGTCAATGAGAGAGGAGGGCTGATATGCGTTTTGGATTCTTGAGGGGAAAGGGCGGGCAGTCGGCTACCGAGTACATGCTGATCCTGGCCGTGGTGGTGCTTGGGCTGGTCTCCGCAGCCAGCCATTTCATTCCTGCGTTCAATCAGGCGGTGGCGACCCTCGCACAGAACGTCTCGGGGTGGCTCGTGACCAACCAGCAGATGTCGAATCCGGGGCAATGACATGAGCGCGATCGCAAAGGTGCGCGGCGGGATCAGTGGGCAGGTGGCCTCTGAATTTGTTTTGATGCTGCCGATCTCAGCCGGGATCATAATCACAGTGCTGGGGATGGCCTTGTCGGGCGTGCGAGGGGTCGTGGCGCAGGCGTCGGCGATGCGCGGGGCCAGGGTCGCTGCGGTCTTCCAGGACGACTTCGTCGATGACGAGCTCTACGCGTCGCTTGATCCCGCGATATTCGGGTCGAATTCATTTCAAATAACGGCAGAGGCCGGCGGCATGAGGACGTCCAACGAGCTCGAAGGAATTTTCGAGCTCCATGCCTCCCCCAACGCGGCGCTGACAAGCGGCCCCATGAACACCTCCTGGTTCATGAGGGCGAGTCCCGTGACGCCGGCCCTGCCTGAGGGTTTGCACGACGCGCAGCTCCGGGGAGGCGATACGCCTTCGCCTTATTGCAGATCCGATGGAGGGTACGAGGCATGCGGATGGCCGGAATGAATCGCCCCCAAGGTTCTGTGACCGTCCTGATGGTCGCGGCGCTTCCGCTCATGGTCGCTGCCCTGATCGTCATAGTCGAGATCGGCCGCATCTCGGTCGCGCGCGCCAGGTTGCAGACGGCGACGGACAGGGCCGCGTATGCAGGGGCCGCGTCGCAGGCCGATTCGATGAACAGGCTCGCGAAATCTAACTGGCGAATCTACAAGGCCTTCAGAGATTTGGAGAGCGATTTTGCCTCCGACAGCCAGCAGGACGAACAGGCGGCAAGGCAGCGCATAGAAAAATACGAAGCGGAGAGGGGCAGGGCGATCGACGAGATGGGCGGAGTGCTCGGGGATATGCAGGATGCGTCTGAAGCCGCCGCAAGATCTACGCTCGCGTCGAACTATCCCTCCGCATCCGCAGGCGTCTCCATCTCCGGCGACATTGAGATCGACGATTCACAGGACCCTGAGCAGCAGTGGAGCGAGTTGGGCTACAGCCACATAACGGGCGATCTCTATCTGGACCCGGAAGACGTGGACGGCGGGAGTTACGAGGCGCTGAAATATATGATCAAGGAAGGCGCCGGCGGGGCGGCGATAGGGGTC
The bacterium genome window above contains:
- a CDS encoding Tad domain-containing protein, whose protein sequence is MNRPQGSVTVLMVAALPLMVAALIVIVEIGRISVARARLQTATDRAAYAGAASQADSMNRLAKSNWRIYKAFRDLESDFASDSQQDEQAARQRIEKYEAERGRAIDEMGGVLGDMQDASEAAARSTLASNYPSASAGVSISGDIEIDDSQDPEQQWSELGYSHITGDLYLDPEDVDGGSYEALKYMIKEGAGGAAIGVFASAWVEPLTANTFMGEGVEVFASSAAGAFGGSLEDFAQKESEDLDSAEGWETEEGTDALYRASLIPLWAIGVEGFDN